The genomic stretch TCGGGGCGACCCCCGGCGCGGGAGGCCAAAAGGGTGCCCAATCACGCGCAGGAGGGGATTTACGAATGACGACAGAAACAGGAACCTGGACAGTGAAAAAAGGCCTGGCCGAGATGCTCAAGGGCGGCGTGATCATGGATGTCACCACGCCGGAGCAGGCCAAGATCGCCGAGGAAGCCGGCGCCTGCGCCGTCATGGCGCTGGAGCGCGTGCCGGCTGATATCCGCGCCGCTGGCGGGGTGGCCCGCATGGCTGACCCGACGGTGATCCTGCGGATCATGGACGCTGTCACCATCCCGGTCATGGCCAAAGCCCGCATCGGCCACTTTGTCGAGGCTCAGGTGCTGGAGTCGCTGGGCATCGACTACATCGATGAGTCGGAAGTGCTGACGCCGGCCGATGATCTGTTTCATATCAACAAAAACGACTTCAAGGTGCCCTTCGTCTGTGGCGCCCGCAACCTGGGAGAGGCACTGCGGCGCATCGGCGAAGGCGCGGCCATGATCCGGACGAAAGGCGAGCCCGGCACCGGCAACGTGGTGGAAGCCGTGCGTCATGCCCGTCAGGTCATGAGCGAGATCCGCAAACTGACGACCCTGCCCAAGGAAGAGCGCATGTCCTTCGCCAAGGAGATCGGCGCCCCCTACGAACTCGTCTGCTTGGTGGCCGAGACAGGCCGCCTGCCCGTGGTCAACTTTGCCGCCGGCGGCATCGCCACCCCGGCTGACGCCGCCTTGATGATGCAGCTGGGCGTCGATGGCGTCTTCGTCGGCTCAGGCATCTTCAAATCGGGCGACCCTATCCGCCGGGCCAAGGCCATCGTGGCCGCCACGACCCATTACAACGACCCGAAGGTCATCGCCGAGGTGTCCAAAGACCTGGGCGAGCCGATGGTGGGCATCGAGATCCCGACCATCCCGGCGGAACAGCGCATGCAAGAGCGCGGTTGGTAGTCGGGGTCATGACCGAAGGCACGAACAAAAAGGGAGTTCCCATCAATAAAGCAGCCGATACAGAAAAAAAAGCGCTCACCATCGGCGTCCTGGCGATGCAAGGCGCCTTTCGCGAGCATGAGCAGATGTTGCGCTCCCTCGGCTGTGTCGTCGTGCAGGTGCGAAAGCCCGAGCAACTGTCCCGGTTGGACGGGCTGATTCTGCCTGGCGGCGAGAGCACCACCATCGGCAAGCTGATGGCCGATTTCGGCCTCGATGGGGCGATCCGGGAGCGGGCCGCTGCGGGGATGCCCCTCTGGGGCACCTGCGCTGGCTTGATCCTGCTGGCCCAGCGGATCGAGCGGTCAGCGCAGAAGCGCCTCGGCCTCATGGACATCACCGCCGTGCGCAACGCCTTCGGCCGCCAGGTCGACTCCTTCGAGATCGCCCTCGATATCCCGGTCCTTGACGGGCTCGATGCCCTCAGTACGGATGGCGTTGACGAGACGGCTATTGCTGATAAGACCGTCGATGCGAAGGAGACTGTCGATGCGAATCGGACCGGCGGCCACATCCGCAGGGGGGCCTTTCCTGCCGTTTTCATCCGCGCGCCCTACATCGCCGAGGCGGGGCCGGATGTGCAGATCTTGGCTCGCCACGAAGGCAAAGCTGTGCTGGCCCGCCAGGGACACCTCTTGGCTGCGGCCTTCCACCCCGAATTGACGACAGACGACCGGATGCACCGCTATTTTCTCAAGATGGTGGCGGAACGGGCGTGATCAGGGACGCGATGGATCGGCCGTCGCATTTCCCTTGCAAAGGCGCTGCCGCGCAGCTATCGTGACTCGTGAGAAGGTCACAGGCTTCTTGTTTTCCTGGGTTTTTGTCATCGAAAGGAGAAGCAATGGCTATTGCAATCGCCAACGGTGTTCGCCTGAGCTATGAGGTCTATGGCCCCGAAGAAGCGCCGGCGTTGCTCTTCACCCATGGAGCCGGCTGGGATCACCGACAGTGGCTGCCCCAGGTGGAGCCCTTCAGCCGTCACTACCGCGTCATCCTCTGGGATGTCCGGTTTCACGGTCGCTCAGGCTGCTGTGACCTTGCCGACCTGGACGACTTCAGCCGCGACCAGATGGCCCTTTTGGACCACCTCGGCGTCGAGCAGGCTGTCCTCGTCGGCTGCTCCATGGGGGGGCACATCTCCCTGCGGACGGCCATCTTGTATCCTGAACGGGTGGCGGCTCTCGTCCTGATGGGCACGCCGGTGACGAGCGCCTACAACTGGCGAAACCGCTTAGCCATCACCCTGCAGGAAGGTTCGCTGAAAAAGTTTTTCAGCGAGTTGATCGACATCTCCCTGCAGGGCTTCTCCTTCTTCTTTTACGGACTCACTCTGCGTTTCGCCACCATGGAAAAGATTGCAAGCATGCATGCCAAAGGGCTCAGCCTCTTTCACCCCGACTTAGAGGAGTACTTCTACGGCGTGACGGTGCAGCACCCCAAAGAGCGCTGGAACCTGATCTGGGAGATCGCCTGCCGCATGGAGACGCTGGCCGACCTCTCCAAGGTTGCTTGTCCGACCCTGGTCATCGAAGGCGACGCCGACTGGATGATGCGTCGCCAACACCGATTCATCTGCGAGGCCATCCCCCAGGCCTGCCACCGGCTGATCCCTGACGCCGGCCATGCCACCAACCTGGACAACCCCGAAGCGGTCAATGATTGTATTGCCGATTTTTTGCGGCAGACCCTGTTGCGAGATTGCGCCCAAAAGCAGCGGCGGCAGCTTGCGGGCGCCGGCTGCTAGCCAATCGTCACCGGCTGCCGAGAATTGCCCTAATTTTTTAACATAAAAAGTCTTGTCAATCATCCACGCCTGTGCTACACTCCATGGTAACGTCCTCACCTTGGAAGAAGCGATGACGGGGAACAGTAATCGGAGAAAAGGCACAGAAAGTTGGCGGTTGATGCGAGCCAACCCGAGGATCCGGTGAATTTCCACCCCTGAGCTGGCGGCGATGAGCCGGCCCGGTCATGTCCGTTATGCATGTCGAGCGGGCCTTTCCTGACGGAAAGGTCAAGCAGGGTGGCAACACGGGTCACAGCCTCTCGTCCCTGACACAACAGTCATGGAGCGAGGGGTTTTTTATATTTTATCCTCTGCATACACGATCAGGGCGCCACAAAGGGCGCAAGGTACCAAAGGAGGCGCACTCTTTTTGTTTGAAAAAGAATATCTGATGCTTCCCGGACCGACGCCTGTTCCGCCTCGGCTCCTGCGGGCGCTGTCGGAACCGCTGATCAACCACCGGGGGCCGAGTTTCAAGCGCCTCATCGACGAAGTCACCGAAGGCATCAGGTATGCCTACCAGACAAAAAACGACGTCCTCATCCTGCCTTCTTCCGGGACGGGCGGCATGGAGGCGGCCATCGTCAACTTCCTGTCCCCCGGCGACAAGGTCCTCGCCCTTTCCATCGGCGCCTTCGGCGATCGCTTCGCCACCATCGCCCAGACCTACGGATGCATCGTCGACAAGGTGGACTTCGAATGGGGCACCGCTGTCGACCTGAACGTGGTCAAGGCGAAACTGGCCGCCGATGTGAACAAGGAATATAAAGCCATCCTGGTCACCCACAACGAAACGTCCACCGGCGTCTGCAACGACCTCAAAGGCCTCAGCGAGATCCGTGGCGACCACCCCGCCTTGATCCTCGTTGACTCCGTTTCCGGCCTTGGCGTCATGGAAGTGAAGACCGACGAGTGGGGCCTCGACGTTATCGTCACGGCCGCCCAAAAAGGCTTCATGATCCCGCCGGGCGTCGCCTTCGTCTCCGTCAGCCCTCGGGCTTGGGCGGCTTATGAGAAATCGACAGCCCCCAAGTTCTACTGGGACCTCGGCTCCGCCAAGAAGTTTCTCGAAAAAGGCCAGACCCCGGTCACCCCGGCCATCCCGCAACTGACAGGCCTTCGAGAAGCGCTCCAGCTCTTTCGGGAAAAAGGCAGGGAGGCTGTCTTCGCCAAGCAGCGCTACCTGCGGGACATCACCCGCGCCGGCGTGAAAGCCCTCGGGCTGAAACTGCTGGCTGATGACGCCGTCGCCTCCGCCGCCGTCACCGCCGTCTGGGCGCCCGAAGGCATCGAGGCCAAGGCCATCAACAAGAGGATGCGCGAAGCACACAATGTGGTCCTTGCCGGCGGTCAGAAGAAGCTGGAGAACAAGATCTTCCGCATCGGCCACCTCGGGTATGGGCAGCACCTCGACGTCCTGGCCACCGTCGCCGCCCTGGAGATGACCCTCAAAGAACTCGGCTACCCTGTTGAACTGGGCGCCGGCGTCAAGGCAGCACAAGAAGTCATTATGTCAAGAAAGGGGCTACTCTAAACCATGCGCGTGCTTGTATGTGACCCGATTTCGCAAAAAGGGATTGATGTCCTCACCTCGGCCGGCGATGTCGCCGTCGACGTGAAACTGAAACTGACAGAAGATCAAATCGTCGAGATCATCGCCGAATACGATGCTGTCGTCGTCCGTTCAGAAACAAAAATCACCAAGCGGATCATCGAAGCGGCCGACCGGTTGAAAGCCATCGGCCGGGCCGGCGTCGGCGTCGACAACATCGACGTGGAAGCGGCCACCCGGAAGGGCATCGTCGTCGTCAACGCCCCCGAAGGCAACACCATCGCCGCTGCCGAACTGACAGTGGCCCACATCCTCGCCATCGCCCGCAACGTCGGTTCTGCCAACCTGTCCTTGAAAGGCGGCAAATGGGACCGCAGCAAGTACACCGGCATTGAATTAAAAGGCAAAACACTGGGCATCCTGGGACTGGGCAAAATTGGATCGGAAGTGGCCAAGCGCGCCCGCGCCTTCGACATGACTGTCATCGCCTACGACCCCTACGCCTCCGTGGAAAAGGCGAAGAGCCTCGGCGTCACCGTCACCGACCTGGAGACGGTCTTCCGCCAGTCTGACTTTATCACTGTTCACATGCCTAAGACGAAAGACACCTACCGCATGATCAGCGCCGCCCAGTTTGCCATCATGAAAGAAGGCGTCCGCATCGTCAACTGCGCCCGCGGCGGCATCATCGACGAGCAAGCCCTTTACGACGCCATTCAGTCGGGCAAAGTAGCCGCCGCCGGCCTCGACGTCTTTGAAAAAGAGCCCTGCACCGACAGCCCCCTCTTTGCCCTCGACCAGGTCACCGCCACGCCCCACCTGGGCGCTTCCACCAAGGAAGCCCAGGTCAACGTGGCCATCGACGTGGCCTACGACATCCTGCGGGTGCTCCGCGGCGAAGCCGTCAGCGCTGCCGTCAACATCCCCGCCGTTAAACAAGAGATGATGACCATCTTCAAACCCTATCTCAATCTGGTGGAGAAGATGGGCAGCTACCTTGGCCAGACCATCGGCAACCGCATCGAGAAGGTGGCCATCACCTTCAAGGGCGATGTGGCCAAATACGATGTCACCCCCTTGACGACGACGCTGCTCAAAAACCTGCTCAAATACGCCCTTGAAGAGTCCGTCAACTACGTCAATGCCCCCCATGTAGCCAAAGCGCGCGGCATCCAGGTCATTGAAGCGAAGACATCCGACGCGCAGGACTACGCTGTCCAGATCTGTGTCGTCGTTGAGACCGACCAGGGCAAGCGCCAGGTCAGCGGCACGCTGCTGAGGAACAAGCCCCGCTTTGTCAGCATCGACGGATATGACATGGATATGGCTCCCGAAGGCCACATGCTTGTCGTCCCTCATACGGACAAACCGCGGATCATCGGCCAACTGGGCACCATCATCGGCGAACATAACGTCAACATCGCCGGCATGCACCTGGGCCGCAAAGACTTCGGCGGCAACGCCGTCGCCATCCTCACCATCGACGGCCCCGTGCCCGCCGCGGTTTTGACCGACCTGGCCAAGATCGACGGCGTGGCTGACGTGAAATATGTCAACCTCGGTTAAGTCGCCCAGTCTCCCGCGACTCGCTGCTTCTCCTACTCTGTTCCGGGAGGGATCCCTTTGCTGGACACCAAGTTTGTACGCGCCAATCCCGAGGCGGTGCAGGAAGCCCTGCAAAAACGGGGCGCCAACATCTCCTTAGACGATTTTCTCGAACTGGACCGCCGCCGGCGCGCCCTGGTGGTGGAGGTGGAGAGCCTCAAAGCCAAGCGCAACGCCGTTTCGGCTGAGATCGCCCGCAGGAAAAAGGCCAAGGAAGACGCCGAGGCCCTGATCGCCGAGATGCGCCAGGTGGGCGATCAGATCAAGGCCCTCGACGACGAGCTGACCCGGATCGAACTCGACATGGACAACCGGATGCTCTATATCCCCAACATCCCCCACGCCTCTGTTCCCGTCGGCACATCGGAGGAGGACAACGTGGAGGTGCGGCGCTGGGGAACGCCGCGGACCTTCGACTTCCCGGTCAAAGCCCATTGGGACATCGGCGAGGACCTCAACATCCTTGACTTTCAGCGCGGCGCCAAGATCTCCGGCGCCCGCTTCACCGTCTACAAAGGCCTCGGCGCTCGATTGGAGCGAGCCGTCATCAACCTGATGATGGACACCCATGCCCAGCGGGGCTACACGGAAGTCTTGCCGCCTTATCTCGTCAACCGGCAGTCCATGCTCGGCACAGGTCAGTTGCCCAAGTTCGCCGAAGATATGTTCGCCGTCGCCGGGACTGACTACTACCTCATCCCCACCGCCGAAGTGCCTGTGACCAACCTCTACACCAACGAGATCTTGGACGCCGACAAGCTGCCCATCCACCACTGCGCCTATTCGGCCTGTTTTCGCGCCGAAGCCGGTGCCGCCGGGCGGGACACGCGCGGCCTCATCCGCCAGCACCAGTTCAACAAGGTGGAACTCGTCAAGTTCACCAGGCCCGAAAACTCCTATGACGAGTTGGAGAAGCTGACGAAGGATGCTGAGCACATCCTGCAATTGCTGGGCCTGCCCTATCGGGTGATCACCCTCTGCACCGGCGACATGGGCTTCTCAGCGGCCAAGACCTACGACATCGAGGTCTGGCTGCCGAGCTTCGGCGCTTACCGAGAGATCTCCTCCTGTTCGAACTTCGAGGACTTCCAGGCGCGGCGGGCCAACATCCGCTTCCGGCCGAGCCCCAAGGCCAAGCCTGAATTCGTCCACACCCTGAACGGCTCCGGACTCGCCGTCGGTCGCACCGTCGCCGCCATCTTGGAGAACTGCCAGCAGCCGGACGGCAGCGTCGTCATCCCCGAGGCGCTGCGCCCCTACATGGGCGTCGACGTCATCGGCGGCTGATTGTCCGCACCTCACCTACTTTGAAAGAGTTTCCTATCTTAGGAGACTCTTTCTTTTTGCTTGCAGCAGGATTTGAACGTTTAGCGCCGAAGAAAGATCATCTATCTGCTTGCCTGAATGCATGTTTTTGGAATTCCATTATATATGAAAAAACGATGAAATAGACAGGCCTTAGGGACTTTTTCTGTTTTGTTGAAACGGAGGGGGCTTACTTTGCATACGCTGGCGTCCCTTGCGAGCAGGGAATTGGTTACGTTGCAGGGGGAAGCGTTGTTGGTCGACGCCGTGACGCTGATGAGTGATAAAAACATCAGCAGTGTGTTGGTGACGCGCGGTTCCGCCGTCGTCGGGATCATCACGGAACGGGATCTGGTGCGGCTGGTTGCCACCGGCATCGATCCGCTGAAAACGGCGGTCGAGGCGGTCATGACCAGTCACCTTGTCCATCTGCCTGAAACAGTGCCGATCGATGAAGCCCTGTATGTGATGGAAAAAGAAAAAGTCCGTCACCTGCTAGTCACCGGCGTTGATGCCGACGTCGCCGTCAGCGAGCCCTGCGCCGAACGCTACCGCAAGCACCAACTCCGCGCCGACGACAAGGGTATCCTCTCGGCCAAGGGCATCATCACCTATACCGATGTGGTCCGCAAGTTGGAAGAGGAGTTTTTCAAAAAGCCGCTGACCGTCTCCGACTGCATGTCCACGACGCTGCACCGCACTGACGCCAGTACGGACATCAAAGTCGCTTTCGCCATCATGAATGCGCAGCGCCTCAGCTCCCTGCTCATCGACCGGCATGGCAAGACGGTCGGCATCCTGACCGAACGGGATGTGGTGCGCTTCATGCGCAGCGGCCGCAGCCTTGACAGCAGCATCACCGAGGTCATGAGCCCCTCGCCGATGACCGTCTCCCAGGAGGTGTCCCTCTTCGAGGCGGCCCGCATCATGGAGCAGCATCGCATCCGCCGGCTGCTGGTGCGCGACCCTGAGGGGCGCATCTGCGGCATGGTCAGCCACTCCGACATCGTCCGGGCGGTGCGCAAGAACTACCGCAGCGTCTTGCAGGGAGAGGCGGCGCGCAGCCGCAAAGCCCTCAGCCTGATCGGCGAAGGTGTGGCTGAGCTGGATGGCAAAACCTTCCGCGTGCTCTGGATCAACCCGGCGGGCGCCGAGATGCTGGGGTTGAACAACAGCTCCGAAGCCCTCGGCTGGGAGTTTACCGGCTTTTTGGACGCCAAAGCGGCGGACCTGATCCACCGCGATTTCATCCAGCGCACCTCCCGCGACGCCCTCCTTTGCACGACGGCCTTGCCGCGACCGGGGGAGCGCTACCTCTGGCTTTCCTATGAGATGACCTGTGACTTCCGGGGTGAGCCCTGCATCCGCGCCGTCTTTCGGGACGTTACCTACCTGGCTGCCGCCCAGGAGACCTTGCAGGAGGAAAAGGCGCGCCTGCAGATGAGCTTTCAGGCGTCCCGAGAAGGGATCCTCATCCTTTCCGAAGAGGGGCACCTGATCGAGATGAACTGGCGCGCTCGGGAACTGCTTCGCCTGCCGGACCGCTCCGATATGACGCTGACGGTCCGGGAGTGGAGCAGAGAGGTCCGCCTCCTCGATGAGTCGGGAGACTTGATCCTCCTGAGCGAAGATCGGATTCGGGGCTTTATGGAAACGGGACAAGCCATCTACGACCAACTGCTGCGCCTTTCCTTCAACAGCGACGGCAAAAGTCTCTGGCTGATGGTCTCGGCGTCACCGATCCCCACGCGGCGCTGCATGGTCGTGACCCTCTATGACGTGACGGCCAGCAAGCAGAAGGAGCTGGAGATCCAGCGCTCCGAAAAGAAATACCGGACGCTCATTCACAACCTGACCGAAGCGGTCCTCCTCTTGTCACCTGCCGGCGACGTGATCGACCTCAACCCGGCGGCGAGGGAGATCCTGCAGGTGACGGAGAATCAGCCCTTGCCCCATCCCCTGGCAGAGTTCTACTGCACCTTTGTCGACCGGGAGGGGCGGCCGATCCCGACAGAGGAGATCGCCCGCTGGGAGGGTTCGCGGCGCAAGGCGCCCTTTAAAGACCGGGAGATCGGCATCCTAACGGGCGAACGGATCTACTGGGGCGTCCTCACCCAGACGCCTACCTTCAGCGATGATGGCACCGTCGAATCGATGATCGTCACCTTCAACGACTTGACCGAGTATATGGAAAGCAAACGCCAGGAGGAACTGCTCCTGAGCTGCTCCATCGACTTTGCCCGGGCCACGACGGAGGAGGAGGTCTACGCCATCCTGGCCCACTACCTGCGCCGCCTCGGCCGCGCCAACGGCAAGATCGACGCCATCCTGCTGCGCTGCGTGACGACCCCGGTCCAGCATCCGACCTTGATTCAATGGGCTGACGACGGGTTTTTCTTCACCGGCGAGTTTCACCCTGAGCGATGCAAAGCCTACGCCTCCGGCGTCGACCTGGTGGTGAAAGACGCCCGGATCGAGTACGGCTGCCCCTGCCATGAGGTCAACGCCGACCAAGGGAGCTACTTCTGCACCAACCTCAGCGTCGGCGGCCAGGTCGTGGGTGTGCTCCACCTCTACAGCGGCGCCACCGGATTTTTCAATGACCAGACGGCGCGGGTGGTGCGCAGCCTCCTGGCGCTGGCCGCGCCGACGATCAGCAACATGCGGCTCATCGACCACAACCGCCGCCTCTCACTGATCGATCCGCTGACCGGCCTGCATAACCGGCGCTACCTGGAACAAACCCTGGAAAACCTCCTTGTCCGATCGCGCGAGACGGAACGGCCCTTCTGCCTGATCATGGCCGACATCGATCAGTTCAAGGGGTTCAACGACACTTTCGGCCATGACGCCGGCGACAAGGCCTTGCGGATGGTGGCTGCCAACGTGCGCAACTGCCTGCGCGAAGAGGATATCGCCGTCCGCTTCGGCGGCGAAGAGATCACCGTCATCCTCATGGGCGTCTCCAAAGAACTGGCCGTCACCATCGCCGACCGCATCCGCAAACGGATCGAACAGACCCCCATCGAGATCGGTGACGGCCAACTTCAGTACATCACCCTCAGCATGGGCGTCTCGGCCTTCCCGGAAGACGGCAAGACCCTGGAGAAATTGATCCAGCGGGCCGACTTGGCCCTCTATGAAGCGAAGCGCCTCGGCAAGAACCGGGTGGCGGCTTTTGAGAAGGCGCAGTGACGGGGATGACCTGTCTTACCGAAAAGCCTGTACAGGTACAGGCTTGGCAAAAGGCAAAGGCACCGCAAAAGGCAAAAGCGCGTTGTGAAAACCCTGTAAAAAGCGCTAAAGAGGAAAACAGGCGACGCCCGTGGAAATGGGGAGAGGCGCCGCAAACGGCGCAGCGACAAAAAGGGAAGAGGGTGGAGCGGTATGCAGACGGTCGTTCCGAAAGAGGAAGATAATCTCAATCTCTCGGTGGAAGAAAGGCTCACAGCCATGGGCCTCGAACTCCCGGAGCTCATCCCGCCGGTGGCGGCCTATGTGCCTGCTGTCCGGACGGGCAACCTCGTCTTTACAGCCGGCCAACTGCCCTTCGTCAAAGGCCTTCTCCTCTACACCGGCAAGGTTGGCGCCGACCTGACAGCGGAAGAAGCGCGCCGGGCCGCCCGCCTCTGCGCCCTGAACTGCTTGACGGCCGTCAAATCGGTCACCGGCAGCCTCGACCGGATCGTCCGCATCGTCAAAGTCACCGGCTTCGTCAACGGCGCTCCTGGCTTCACCGGCCAGCCCGCCGTCCTCAACGGCGCCTCCGAGATCTTCGTCCAGATCTTCGGCGCCGCCGGCGAGCATGCTCGTTCGGCTGTCGGCGTGGCGGAATTGCCGCTGAACGCGCCAGTCGAGGTGGAGATCATCGTTGAGGTGGAGGCGTAAGGGATGAATTTTGCAAGGTGTCTTCCCATTGCTTTTTCCGGGTGACTGTGGTAACATATTTACGACTTTCTGCCGGGGCTTTGACGCTCTGGTGAATGCGGAGGGATGGCCGAGCGGTTGAAGGCGGCGGTCTTGAAAACCGTTGTAGGGGTGACTCTACCGTGGGTTCGAATCCCACTCCCTCCGCCAAATAAGCAAATCCTTATGAGCATGACTGTAGTCTAGGTTACGACTACAGTTTTTTATTATAGCAAAGAGATAAAGGGCCGCATCACCTGCGCTGCCGTGCCTAACACATCCCTTGGGGTGTCAAAGAGCCAGTTCCCAACAGAGCCATCTAGAAACCAGAGCAGCCGATCAAAGCCCCGGTTGGAGACGTGCTCCATGGCTCGGCGGATGACAAGGGATTCTTCGTAACAGGTTAGATACTGGGCTGCTTTTTCTGCGTAGTCTCCCATCCCCAGGAGGTCATAGGCCGCATGGACGCCTGTCAAGATGGCGTAGTACTGGCCGAAGCCGAGGAAGGGCATGACGGCGCCAAAACAGTTGCCTACAAAATAGGTGTTGCCGATGCGGGGATAGTAGCAGCGGCCGATGGGATAGCCGGAGATGTCCCAGGTATGGTGAATGTCGTGGGGCTCGCCGATGTCGCGGGCATAGCGGGCGAGGAAGCGGCTCCAGAAGACATCTATCGGCCGGGGAGATTTATCGGTCAGGCCATTGGAGGCTTCTGCTTGCAGGTGAGCGGGCGGATTTCCCGGAAGATCTGCCGGCTGGTTTACCGGCGGCTCGGGATAGGCGATGGCGCAGCAGGCTTCCTCTTCTGAATAGGGGATGAGGTAGGCGTATCCCTTTGGGGCGATCCGGTTGTCGAGCCAGGCGCAGACGATCTGCGGGTCAAAGCGGCCCCGGATGGTGGCGCCTTTCATGGCGACCCGAAAATCGATGCGGAAATTCTTCAGCCTCGCTGCATATTCGCTGTCGCCGGTAGCCAGCACAACATGGGTGAACTCTTGCAGCAGGTCTTGGTAGGTGTGTTTCGAATGGAATCGAATAGGAGCACGGACTTGGCGGGCCAGTTGGGCCTCCCAGGATTGGTGATGGCGTCCCCGGGTGGCGGAAAAGCCAATATGCCCTTGGAAGTCGCAACGGCGGTTCTCCGAAAAGACGACCAGTTTGGCTAGATTGGCCACTGGCTGCAGGTAGATGCCATGCTCTTTCGAGAAAAAGCGCAACATATCCATGACAGGGCGATGGAGGATCTCCATGTCAATTTCACCGGTGACGAAGCGATCGCCCACTTGACTGCGATCTTCGAAAATGGTCGGCTCGATCCCGTATCGCTCCAGCACAATGGCGCAACTCAACCCGGATAGGCCGGCCCCCATGATGGCAACGTTCATTTCCTCACCCGTTTTTTACTATGACCGCAAAGAGAGACGGCTATCCAATCTGCGGTTACCTCGAAAAGGGGCAACGCCCTGATCCTCCAGATGGAGGATCAGGGCGTTGGTTGTTTTTTC from Heliomicrobium modesticaldum Ice1 encodes the following:
- the pdxT gene encoding pyridoxal 5'-phosphate synthase glutaminase subunit PdxT, with amino-acid sequence MTEGTNKKGVPINKAADTEKKALTIGVLAMQGAFREHEQMLRSLGCVVVQVRKPEQLSRLDGLILPGGESTTIGKLMADFGLDGAIRERAAAGMPLWGTCAGLILLAQRIERSAQKRLGLMDITAVRNAFGRQVDSFEIALDIPVLDGLDALSTDGVDETAIADKTVDAKETVDANRTGGHIRRGAFPAVFIRAPYIAEAGPDVQILARHEGKAVLARQGHLLAAAFHPELTTDDRMHRYFLKMVAERA
- the serS gene encoding serine--tRNA ligase, producing MLDTKFVRANPEAVQEALQKRGANISLDDFLELDRRRRALVVEVESLKAKRNAVSAEIARRKKAKEDAEALIAEMRQVGDQIKALDDELTRIELDMDNRMLYIPNIPHASVPVGTSEEDNVEVRRWGTPRTFDFPVKAHWDIGEDLNILDFQRGAKISGARFTVYKGLGARLERAVINLMMDTHAQRGYTEVLPPYLVNRQSMLGTGQLPKFAEDMFAVAGTDYYLIPTAEVPVTNLYTNEILDADKLPIHHCAYSACFRAEAGAAGRDTRGLIRQHQFNKVELVKFTRPENSYDELEKLTKDAEHILQLLGLPYRVITLCTGDMGFSAAKTYDIEVWLPSFGAYREISSCSNFEDFQARRANIRFRPSPKAKPEFVHTLNGSGLAVGRTVAAILENCQQPDGSVVIPEALRPYMGVDVIGG
- the serA gene encoding phosphoglycerate dehydrogenase, producing MRVLVCDPISQKGIDVLTSAGDVAVDVKLKLTEDQIVEIIAEYDAVVVRSETKITKRIIEAADRLKAIGRAGVGVDNIDVEAATRKGIVVVNAPEGNTIAAAELTVAHILAIARNVGSANLSLKGGKWDRSKYTGIELKGKTLGILGLGKIGSEVAKRARAFDMTVIAYDPYASVEKAKSLGVTVTDLETVFRQSDFITVHMPKTKDTYRMISAAQFAIMKEGVRIVNCARGGIIDEQALYDAIQSGKVAAAGLDVFEKEPCTDSPLFALDQVTATPHLGASTKEAQVNVAIDVAYDILRVLRGEAVSAAVNIPAVKQEMMTIFKPYLNLVEKMGSYLGQTIGNRIEKVAITFKGDVAKYDVTPLTTTLLKNLLKYALEESVNYVNAPHVAKARGIQVIEAKTSDAQDYAVQICVVVETDQGKRQVSGTLLRNKPRFVSIDGYDMDMAPEGHMLVVPHTDKPRIIGQLGTIIGEHNVNIAGMHLGRKDFGGNAVAILTIDGPVPAAVLTDLAKIDGVADVKYVNLG
- a CDS encoding pyridoxal-phosphate-dependent aminotransferase family protein, which gives rise to MFEKEYLMLPGPTPVPPRLLRALSEPLINHRGPSFKRLIDEVTEGIRYAYQTKNDVLILPSSGTGGMEAAIVNFLSPGDKVLALSIGAFGDRFATIAQTYGCIVDKVDFEWGTAVDLNVVKAKLAADVNKEYKAILVTHNETSTGVCNDLKGLSEIRGDHPALILVDSVSGLGVMEVKTDEWGLDVIVTAAQKGFMIPPGVAFVSVSPRAWAAYEKSTAPKFYWDLGSAKKFLEKGQTPVTPAIPQLTGLREALQLFREKGREAVFAKQRYLRDITRAGVKALGLKLLADDAVASAAVTAVWAPEGIEAKAINKRMREAHNVVLAGGQKKLENKIFRIGHLGYGQHLDVLATVAALEMTLKELGYPVELGAGVKAAQEVIMSRKGLL
- a CDS encoding alpha/beta fold hydrolase, with translation MAIAIANGVRLSYEVYGPEEAPALLFTHGAGWDHRQWLPQVEPFSRHYRVILWDVRFHGRSGCCDLADLDDFSRDQMALLDHLGVEQAVLVGCSMGGHISLRTAILYPERVAALVLMGTPVTSAYNWRNRLAITLQEGSLKKFFSELIDISLQGFSFFFYGLTLRFATMEKIASMHAKGLSLFHPDLEEYFYGVTVQHPKERWNLIWEIACRMETLADLSKVACPTLVIEGDADWMMRRQHRFICEAIPQACHRLIPDAGHATNLDNPEAVNDCIADFLRQTLLRDCAQKQRRQLAGAGC
- the pdxS gene encoding pyridoxal 5'-phosphate synthase lyase subunit PdxS, with the protein product MTTETGTWTVKKGLAEMLKGGVIMDVTTPEQAKIAEEAGACAVMALERVPADIRAAGGVARMADPTVILRIMDAVTIPVMAKARIGHFVEAQVLESLGIDYIDESEVLTPADDLFHINKNDFKVPFVCGARNLGEALRRIGEGAAMIRTKGEPGTGNVVEAVRHARQVMSEIRKLTTLPKEERMSFAKEIGAPYELVCLVAETGRLPVVNFAAGGIATPADAALMMQLGVDGVFVGSGIFKSGDPIRRAKAIVAATTHYNDPKVIAEVSKDLGEPMVGIEIPTIPAEQRMQERGW